A portion of the Manduca sexta isolate Smith_Timp_Sample1 chromosome 20, JHU_Msex_v1.0, whole genome shotgun sequence genome contains these proteins:
- the LOC115445973 gene encoding protein timeless homolog, whose translation MTSLLSAELSATCNALGTFDKKSGKYLIDEYTLNTVKDLIRYLRRDGEDHEIRRHLGQTKVLQTDLLPMLVDHGENAELFDVTLRLLVNLTNPALLLYREEVPTERTARHNYLQILLHLQSYKEEAFTKVEVWNIFAKKLSKVLEIDWSERDEDTGLIIERILILIRNVLHVPADLDRERKPENDASVHDQVLWGLNQSGILDIILYMSSENEKQYFMHILEIISHLLREQNPSSLADAALQRSVDEKLRDEQELLSLRTMETKNRLNKVKQYSATRHSRFGGTYVVQNMKSLSENELISFKPLTNISHLDFSGSKKTKLVKPKNRRPVESGFLERRSAFAIRLFLKEFCIEFLNGSYNPLMHYVKDVLVRAKAQQNDESYYLWAVKFFMEFNRGHNFQVGLVSETMSVPMFHYVQQQMEKYYDMIRMEKKKFAVWVRRLHLALRAYKELLNTLLAMEKSSDPSVKESAKVLKSNIFYVLEYREFILNIMLNFDENKMPRSYLVDLIETVHLFLKMLEHYCKKTGLVVQKKVRKKAKSKKAKPKPQPRAVPPAWGAWEEARAQAAVVLRAQHHHPPPFDAASDKPIDQQREDCMKNIQKLMRSYKFEEAVGMFRAAREVWPEEGIFGVSGIPEDEELDMLETIYNTDLGVENEPVPADDEPQDSEYDEEDEEEKTSAIVETDFDFQDFVQRFCHPRTVSACVLLLERYDKNLPYTNHCIVKMLHRIAWDCKRPTMMFQATLFVIFQKIYANPMPQFKELEKFATFIFRKFTEVASKSPKVFIELLFWKNSKDALDVEYGYDLYTDSRDKVGKGTWSEEQEAELRQLYMENQTNPQTDQDVIDWILENLIDQTRTRRSVIKQLKQMGLIFKAPTKRTNKQRATDTLTKQFTDDEDLLLRQLWEQYGDATDPMNAIMSRMPRKRPKRTYVQRLLELNIINDKKECRKKRQNKSNAKGSGADGDKSNSSSESELSDNSESEDDRRSDSNTKPIKQTKKKVKQPNKTKKKDKRIELSAGEIAAVLVKAVHTGLAEALRWLAESLEEVALDQEAEGYDPTAEGTPLVPISKEAVEAMENGLFKKLLHGVGVVPPSDEQESYWRIPSDLHFETIRKRREIIIKAVNGELVVEPTADVPSDNEPVANTSEQNKNSKDESSDDEDLFDNLRKLRETNNDVIKSMEHNNRKRNRSINSDDENSREKMAKINEDDELEEEDILSFAKRTLQQENLPDTEDILSNIPRSTSDNSDNEDEDVVLTSKNMKKKRRIIIEEDSD comes from the exons ATGACTTCACTGTTATCTGCTGAACTTTCTGCTACTTGCAATGCTTTAGGAacttttgataaaaaatctggaaaatatttaattgatgaGTACACATTAAACACAGTTAAGGATTTAATAAGGTATTTAAGACGAGATGGTGAAGATCACGAAATACGCAGACATCTTGGTCAGACTAAAGTGTTACAAACTGACCTATTGCCAATGCTTGTGGATCACGGAGAGAATGCAGAACTATTCGACGTAACTCTCAG ATTACTTGTAAACTTAACAAACCCAGCCTTATTACTGTACAGAGAGGAAGTCCCAACAGAACGGACAGCTAGACATAATTACcttcaaatattattacatttacaatCCTATAAAGAGGAGGCTTTCACAAAAGTTGAAGTATGGAATATTTTTGCTAAGAAACTGTCTAAAGTATTGGAAATT GACTGGTCTGAGAGAGACGAAGATACAGGCCTCATAATAGAaaggattttaatattaataagaaatgtaTTACATGTTCCCGCTGACTTAGATAGAGAGAGGAAACCTGAAAATGATGCCAGTGTGCATGACCAG GTACTTTGGGGCTTAAATCAATCAGGAATCTTAGACATTATACTGTATATGTCTTCGGAAAATGAAAAACAGTATTTCATGCACATACTTGAAATCATATCTCACTTATTGAGAGAGCAAAATCCAAGCAGCCTGGCTGATGCCGCATTACAAAGAAGTGTTGATGAGAAATTAAGAGATGAACAGGAATTACTCTCTCTGAGAACAATGGAAACTAAAAACAGGTTGAATAAAGTAAAACAGTATTCTGCAACGAG ACATTCTCGATTTGGTGGAACATATGTAGTACAGAACATGAAATCCCTCTCAGAGAATGAATTGATCAGCTTCAAACCACTAACTAATATATCGCATTTAGACTTTAGTggaagtaaaaaaacaaaattagtgaAACCTAAAAATAGAAGACCTGTGGAAAGTGGATTTCTAGAAAGAAGATCAGCATTTGCTATCAG attgtttttaaaagaattttgtatagaatttttaaatggcTCCTACAATCCGCTAATGCATTACGTAAAGGATGTTCTTGTGAGGGCCAAAGCTCAGCAAAATGATGAATCATATTACTTGTGGGCGGTTAAGTTCTTTATGGAATTCAATCGAGGCCATAATTTCCAAGTTGGTTTAGTcag CGAAACAATGTCAGTGCCCATGTTCCACTATGTGCAACAACAAATGGAAAAATACTACGACATGATCAGAAtggagaaaaaaaagtttgcaGTTTGGGTCCGTAGACTCCATTTGGCTCTGAGAGCTTATAAAGAACTCTTAAATACTCTACTGGCGATGGAAAAGAGTTCCGATCCCTCCGTTAAGGAATCTGCAAAAGTATTAAAAagcaacatattttatgttttggaaTACAgagaatttattttgaatataatgcTTAATTTTGACGAAAACAAGATGCCAAG ATCTTATTTAGTTGATCTAATAGAAACTGTGCATCTATTCTTGAAAATGCTGGAACATTATTGCAAGAAAACCGGACTTGTTGTTCAGAAGAAAGTTAGGAAGAAAGCGAAATCAAAAA AAGCTAAGCCGAAGCCGCAGCCCCGGGCGGTGCCGCCGGCGTGGGGCGCGTGGGAGGaggcgcgggcgcaggcggcGGTGGTGCTGCGCGCCCAACACCACCACCCGCCGCCCTTCGACGCCGCCTCCGACAAACCCATCGACCAACAACG GGAAGACTGTATGAAGAACATACAAAAGCTGATGCGTTCGTATAAATTTGAAGAAGCAGTTGGAATGTTCAGAGCGGCCAG AGAAGTGTGGCCCGAAGAAGGGATATTTGGCGTTAGCGGGATACCAGAAGATGAAGAACTCGATATGTTGGAAACCATCTACAATACCGATCTTGGTGTCGAAAAtg aaccTGTTCCCGCGGATGACGAACCCCAAGACTCTGAATACGACGAAGAGG ATGAAGAGGAGAAAACATCGGCCATTGTTGAAACGGATTTCGACTTCCAAGATTTCGTACAAAG gTTTTGTCACCCGAGGACCGTTAGTGCCTGCGTGTTGTTACTGGAGCGATATGATAAAAATTTACCTTACACGAACCATTGCATCGTGAAAATGTTGCATCGGATAGCGTGGGACTGCAAACGACCCACCATGATGTTTCAAGCGACGTTGTTTGTAATATTCCAAAAGATATATGCGAATCCGATGCCCCAGTTCAAG GAACTGGAGAAGTTTGCAACATTTATCTTCCGAAAATTTACTGAAGTGGCTTCCAAGAGCCCAAAAGTCTTTATCGAACTACTGTTTTGGAAAAATTCGAAAGATGCTTTGGATGTTGAATATGGCTATGATCTGTACACGGATAGCAG GGATAAAGTGGGCAAAGGAACGTGGTCCGAGGAGCAAGAGGCGGAACTTCGTCAATTATACATGGAAAATCAAACCAACCCGCAGACGGACCAGG ATGTCATCGACTGGATTCTAGAGAACTTAATAGATCAAACTCGCACGCGCCGCTCCGTCATAAAGCAACTCAAACAAATGGGCCTCATATTCAAAGCGCCGACCAAACGCACCAACAAACAACGCGCCACCGACACACTGACAAAACAATTCACCGACGACGAAGATCTATTACTCAGACAATTATGGGAACAATACGGAGATGCAACTG aTCCAATGAACGCTATTATGTCGCGTATGCCTCGCAAGCGGCCGAAGCGAACCTATGTACAGAGGCTTCTGGAACTCAACATCATAAACGATAAGAAGGAGTGTCGTAAAAAGAGACAAAACAAATCTAACGCTAAAGGCAGTGGCGCAGACGGCGATAAATCGAACT CCTCGTCTGAATCGGAACTATCGGATAATTCGGAGAGTGAGGACGACCGGCGGTCGGATTCGAACACGAAGCCAATcaaacaaaccaaaaaaaaggTCAAACAaccaaataaaactaaaaagaaGGATAAAAGAATCGAACTTAGTGCCGGCGAAATCGCCGCCGTTCTGGTGAAAGCGGTTCATACTG GTCTTGCGGAAGCTCTACGATGGCTAGCAGAGAGTTTGGAAGAGGTCGCTTTAGATCAGGAGGCAGAGGGATACGATCCAACAGCAGAGGGAACACCTCTTGTACCCATCTCCAAGGAGGCCGTGGAAGCCATGGAAAATgggttgtttaaaaaattacttcatGGTGTAGGCGTGGTCCCGCCCAGTGACGAACAG gaAAGCTATTGGAGGATTCCGAGTGATTTACATTTCGAAACAATAAGGAAAAGACgtgaaatcattataaaagcTGTTAACGGAGAACTTGTGGTGGAACCAACGGCCGATGTGCCTTCTGATAACGAACCCGTTGCAAATACTTCTGAACAAAATAAGAATTCAAAAGATGAATCAAGTGATGATGAAGATTTATTTGACAATCTAAGAAAGTTGCGTGAAACTAATAACGACGTTATTAAATCTATGGAACATAATAATCGTAAACGTAATCGCAGCATTAACTCCGATGACGAGAACAGTAGAGAGAAAATGGCAAAGATTAACGAAGATGATGAATTGGAAGAGGAAGATATATTGTCGTTTGCTAAGAGAACACTGCAGCAAGAGAACTTGCCTGATACTGAAGATATTTTGAGTAACATACCGAGATCAACCAGCG ATAACTCGGACAATGAGGACGAAGATGTAGTTTTAACGTCgaaaaatatgaagaaaaagCGACGAATTATCATAGAAGAAGACTCCGAttaa